The Helianthus annuus cultivar XRQ/B chromosome 15, HanXRQr2.0-SUNRISE, whole genome shotgun sequence genomic sequence GGACTTCTTATGTGCAAGTATTAGGACGATACATTAGTCACAAAACTAACTTTGTTCAACAAGTATTTAAATTCTTTTTATATATGTGTTATCACCAAACATAATCTGTCATTAGTCCAATCGCACCAGAATTCACGTACAAACTGGAATTCCTGCTGCAACCAGACTTCACCATCAAACTGGTATTCCCGTCGCGACACACAAACGGTTTTAATAAATACAAAACATGTATTCCGGATATTTCTCTTTGTTCGGTTCTTTTTATCGTTGTAATGtgtttatttttagtttttgatatATTTTAGGTTTTTTCCTTTTGTTTGCTGTAGTGAGTTACTGAAACCCCGCTGCAACGCGCGCGATTGATCTCACTAGTTTTTGATAAAaagtatacaaaatttgtttgaATACTATATCATTTTAACTTTCTTAATTTACTTTTGTCTAAACGAGTTCAACTAATTAGATTTATTCGCACTCCGCGGTTGGAAATTTGTTGGTGTCGATATAGTTCGtcgtatatataaaaaaaccctaaaaaataaagtcgtgttattagtggcggatccagaaatttttcatggggtgcggaatatttttaaagattttaggccctagttatataaaaaaaaagtcGGTTCATATCGGGttgggtcatgtaaaacaaaagaacatcaagcTAAAATTTATATGATCATTAAAAACACGTCAAATGTcgttacaaacatatttaaaatgtcgccctacgagttttcatttttttaaatctatccaaaacatcatgtAGAGCTACTTTTCTAAACAAGTCTTTCTCTATATAATATATACAGCTAATTttcaacactaaacacttaaacaatgaTCACCAAACTTTATAATTTTCAACTTAAAATTCCAGCCATAGTTTTAATTGTTGGTTCCTTGTAACTAACCATTTAAACACACTAAACTTTAACTAAAACAACAAAATTAACCAACTAAAGTTtcaaaaaacaacaaaacaactaaaatttcaaactcttttttgacaattttatttcTCCTAAAAAtccaaataaaataagaaaacaaCAAAATAATCGAACCATACCGGGAAAGAGTGACGAAGATGTTGTTTTCGTGAGTTTGGTGGCCAGAATTTACTATTCTCCGGTGAAATCCGAAGGTGCTGCTGCCTGATGAATACATGTTGTGCGCTGTTGTTGGTGTTATGGGTCTAGGATCCCAAAACAAAGAGTGAGACGAGAGAAGGGGAAAGGGTGGTGGGTTCGGTTATTATATTTTAGTTCAAATTAGATTATTAGATTGGGCTGGGCTTGGGTTATGGGGTGTTTATTGGGATATAGGTTAAGAGAAAGTTAATTGAGTTAAGTGAAAGTTAATTTAAGTGGAAAGTTAATTaggttataataaaaaaaaatcagtgtttacataaaaaaatttataaattCATAAGATTTTTTTTCCTAGGGGTACAATCaaaaatttccaaggggtgcggacggaaaTTTTCAAGAGGTGCGGTCAAGATTTTACCAGGAATTTAGCACTAGATATTTTTTTCAACGGGTGCGCCCACCCACTTTGGGCAATAGGTGGGTACACCCATATGTGTTATGCTTTTGGGTCAATATTAATTCGTTTTGTTACAACACTTACACCATGTACAAGAGAAAAAATCAAATTATATAATAGTATATTATTCAAAATGTAATGTAACTAGAAAACGAGCCCGCGTGCGTTGCGCTGCGGACCACAAAATTGACTCGAAGTATATTGATCTATCAAACACTTCCTTAGGCAAGTACGGTACCGAAAACTTATTCTAACAGATGATTCATGGAAACAATTTTGATCATTTAGATCATAAAAACACTCCTGCTCAGTCATTCAGTTGTAAACGAATAAATACTAAAAAAGACGATATCAAACACAAAAAACACAGATATATCTTGTTAGCAACTCTCACGACTCTTTATATTTTATTAAGCCCAAACACCAAACATTATAATGACCCTAAACCACTCCTGATGACTTTCTTGTGTGTTCGGCCATCACACTCCCCAAATTAAAAGAGCCTCATTGCCCCACTCTGGTCAGCCTATGTTGTTTATTCGAGCCCACACTGGCTTCAGAGTTTGTCTTGGGCGTTCCCCCGGGAAACCATACCGTCGGGGCCTAAAGCTCTACCATGAAGTTCACAATAACACATGTCTTCAACACCCAGCAACACGTCAAGTAATGGCATAAATCACATAACTAATTCAATAGTAAATGCATTTAAATTGAATAAGATGAATGATGAGTTATGTCAAACAGAAAGGAAAAAAACACATACCGCGTAATGGAGGTGGGGAAAACTCTATCAATGGTGCTTGCAGCCATAGAAATAATCCACGGAGCTGTGTTTGAGGATACGGGCCAGAATTCCCACAAGAAGAAACCACAGCGATCCCACGAGCCACAGCATGAAACGAACCAACGGATAACGGATCATCAACATACGTAGGTAACGGCGGAGAAGTGCCCAACGAAACAGAAATAACATCCACACCATCATGGATGGAATCATAAAATGCAGCAAGAATATCAGCCGAGCTACAACCACCAGTGGCCCAACAAACCTTATATATAGGCAAATGAGATGATGGTGCTCCACCTCGGGCTAGCTCGAAGAAACTGGTGTCTTCTACTATTGCCTCGGATGCAATGGAGGAAGTGTGGGTCCCATGAACATACGCATCGTGCGGTGAAAGAAATTCAGAACCATCGGTTGTGTCCAAATTTCCAAATTCGGCTTTGTATCCCTTAACATACCATCGGGCACCAATGATTTTCCTATtttagttaaaaatgaaaaacttcTAAATACATTCATTTGTTTGATTTAAGAGATCAAGTCTGGCTTTCTAAAGTTAAACTTTATACAGAAACTAATACTTTCTTTATAGCAATGCATTTAAATAATCACTAATAAGTCTCAAGTTTAAATGAAATAAAGTAATCATAAAAATGGATTCGAGAATTGGTACGACACTTTGCTTTATGTTGTAGCCTTGTACACAAAGTATGTCAAACCTTTCCCACCTGTACAACATATTAAATGCAATCTTATAACTTCTATTATTTACTACTTAAGATGGTCACTTGTAGCATTAAAGAGATTTCGATAATTTACCACAACACGATCCTCTACGTGGTCAAAAGGACCAAACAAGTCTGAGGTCGTCGGGATCTCCGCCTTTAGACAAAGTGGTCGCCTGGCCTTCAGTAGCTCCTGCATAAGAAATAAATTTCACAAGATTTTCAAGTGATGAAAAAGAAGAGTTCAGGATATTTACATCAACTCGCTCCTCTAAACTCGTGAGACGTGTCATAACCAACGGCTTCTGTAACGTATCCATTGTTTTCTCCATATTTGTCCTTGACCCCGTACTTTGGTGACCAGTGGTGTTGTCTGAGCTTGGCATTGTGGTGGGGTCAGCAACGTCCTTTGCCAACTGGTCAGGGACCATAACCGACGGCTGAGATGGTGATGGTAAGCGTGCCTTCTTCAACAGCGGTGAAGAATCATAAGCATAGTCGTCAAAAAACTGACATCTGGCGCGCCACCAATCAGTGGTGCGCTCTTCAGGAGTTGGTGTCAACACTGGTAGTGGCTCAAATCCAGGCTGAAAATTAATGGCACACTTAATTAAGTAATCTGTAATACTAATAAACTAATTAAAAGATAAGAAAAACTAATTTACATACTACATACAACATACCACTATGGCATCCGTGACAAATGGTAGTGCAAGGTTCCACGTTATACACTTGTTCTTGCCCCAGCCGATGGCTCTGGGAATCCCACCATGCTTGATAGCAAACGTATTAGCGTAAGGGAAAATCTTGAAGATCCATATTTAGAAAATCATAATAAAACAATTTTCAAAAAAGTAAACTATTGTTacaaaaaaagagtaaaatgccatggATTTCTGTAGCTTATCCTTCGCCTAAATTAAAAAAACACGAAGCAATAACCGAAAATTGTTTAACTTATTACTTAATCAAGTGAAATAGTAACAAATACCTTTTGCGTTCTCCTTGTATCCCATTTGTAATTCTGATTTTGATCTCCCGTAATCCCCTTCCTACACAAAACTCAAACTCTAAATCTTAATTTCATCATCAAAAACTCATTCCTCCGGTTACTATCCCCGCCATAGTTTTGTTCATGATCCTGTTCACCAGAGACAATCTCGCCCCCTCGAGCAGCCGGCAACAGCACTGCAACACCGGCGCTCTTTCTATATCTACTCTCGCGGCGCTCTATCTCTTCAAACATGGTTCTCTCTCCGTCGCCAGTGTTTTGTATCGCATGAGAGATGGTTGAGGAGGAAGGGATGAGTGTTTTGGCTGATGTGGTGGGGTGAAGGGTGGTGTCTGAGTAGTGATGAGGGTGAACTGGTGAAGTGATGATAGAGAAGCAAAAGCACACGGTTTTCTCAAAACCACCGTACAACACTGGAAGCAAAATTTACAACCTCTATTGCACAGAATTGTTGTAAATTAGAGTTTTATATAATGCATGAAATTGAAAGTTAAGATATTAGTTAGTTATATAATAAAGTTTTAGTATTCATAATTTGCAACCGATTATAACATATTTTTAAATCTAACACTAATAAAAGAGTCTCTTTAATGCCACATGACATTCTCTTATAATAAACTAGGTTAttgccccgtgtaatacacggggtgaaTCAAAATTATAAtgtgaaacaaaaaaaaaatatgttcataatatGATCTACgtatatataatatagagtaaTATGCAGACCAAATACGAAATAAATATTGAAGTTTGTATAGTCATTCATAATAATATGATCTGTTATTTGTTTTAGGATTTGTCACAGGAACTTAAAATTTTGTATCACTACTAATATTTATTGTGACATTTTCTTGTTCAAAGGTAAGGTGTCTAATTTTATCTGATAATAGATTATTCTGACGGATTAATGTTGgcataatattatattttctaccaTCCAAATATAGTTTCCTCACTTTCGCTATCATTAACATAAATATAAGGTATGCTCGTATTCAAAGCTATAAACCAATATGAATTGTATGAAATAATTACTTTTATCACAATTAGTAAGGAAACCAATAAAAACTATTGATAATGTAATATGTCCCATACCATTTGAAAGGTCTGAAAAGGGACTTCTAGACAGATAAAAGTAATGTAAATGAATAGACAAAAAATCGAATCAATAAAACCAATTAACTATAGTTGAAAAAAAATACTATGTATAGTGTAATACTTTACATGTACAATTGAACCAATAAAACATATATATAagtgaaaaaataaaaagaaagacATGAGACACCATATGACAACTAAGTAAGtctaaatttaaaaaacaaagtTATGACATTTCGAATGTGAAGATACCTTTCACAGACCTCTACATCTTAGTTACAATAGGAAAAAATATGTATGTTAAGAGTTTACCTTGTTTTAAAACACATATATCTAACTTATCTAAAAATACATGATGTTTTCTATGTGACATAGATAATATGCATATACTTATTTGACATGGTAAACTTATCTAAAAAAAAATGATGTTTTCTATGTGACATAGATAATATGCATAGCATATGAAGAGTaaaaagatacgacgtttttagtatttagtatacaaaattacatttatttgatatgtgtaatacacatggtttttaaagatataacttttttattatttgatatataaaattacatttatttaacccgtacaatatacaaggttcataaagatataagtttttattatttaatatataaagttacatttattcaacatgtgtaatacacggggttctaacctagtaataatATACTTGTATTAAAATTATAAGAGGTTTTTAATATCAAATTTATTTATTAAGATTATAATAATATACTtgcattaaaaatttaaaaagtttttaACACTAAAGTTATTTATTAAGATTACACTTAATCAGATAATATAAATAACTAATTGTTTTTCATGATTATCAAACTTCGACATTGCAATTTACTTTTGTAGATATTTCGTATACACATGGTTACTAATTTTATGGGTTTTTGTTTAataatttcaaatcaaaataaaattctaatataatatttaaatctttttaatttaaaatttaaaatttatttataaattattgatgccctcattgaatgacatgtgtcctaaatcaggtttcttttattatattttttttaatagcaAACCCAACTTTTATTCCAAACGAATGTTCCCAGCCAGAAGCTTAGAACAATAAACAAGGTacttcttttattatatagtatagatgatTTCACCAAAATGTCATGTGGCAATTTGTAATGCTACCTTAACCATAATAAATTATAAGTAAATTAATATAAAGACTAttaaatgattgaatttaatattatatatatatatatatatattaaaataatcttatattcattattatatctattaaatattaagttttaataattaatattagttatcTACTTacctatctatactatataataaaagaaaccaattatAGGACACATGTAATTCATTGAAGTCATCtattttttatagataattaataatattaattatgtttttttaaacTTGAGGTATTAATAGATATTATGCATGCTgattatttattaaacaaataaaatattaaaggaatattataaagttatttgTTTGATGAAATTAATAAATACAAAGAGTTGCAGAATTGTGTTTGTTATTTGGTATCAATCAGTCTTCGTCATAGAAACATTTACCGATGTTCTATATTATTACATAAATAATCTTATCAAAAAATAATCTTTGAAACGTTAAGAGCTACTAGGTGGTTATATGAATTATAATACACTTTATTGTTTTGCATTCTCATAATACAAGGAAATGTCAAAAAGACTAAATGCTTAAATTTGTTGTTCTTCTACAAAAAACCTATCAACGACGATACATCAAACTGTAAGTTTTTTTATTATCCAcatgttttatttgtaaaatataATGTAACACAGTAAAATAACAAAAAGACAACATATGACTAATTCTTTTGTAGGTGATAAGGAAAGAACTTTTTTAATCTATCATCTCAAACCCTACCCTATGATATATATTACCTTAATGTATAcattatttatatgtttttttttaactttagcaTTAAAAAAAGTTAATTATTTCTTGCATTTTGTACCCTTGGCAATGCTTTGGATTATCATAGATCCAATATGATACCTAAACAACAAATTCTAACAAGATATCATcatcaaataataatattaaacaataaCTTAACTAATTTTATATCATCAACGATTTAAATAATGTTTATCCTCATCATTTAAAAAAGGTTTATAATGTATTGCAATTTATTTATTAGACATTTTCAATCTCAAACATAAAACTTTAGAGTAGGTATGTAACTAAAATTGGATTTCAATACGTCTTAATTCTATCACATTTTAATTAAGATTGTATTAACAATTTTTTAATTATATTAGGATTTTATTATGCCTTAATTCTTtcatattttaataaataaatagcaCATcaatgttagtttttttttttaaaacatatctTAACGACTATACACAggtttatttaacccgtgtaatgcaatacacgtggtttttaaagatataacttttttattatctatttagtatacaaaacaatatgtattcaacccgtgtaatacacagggttttaaCCTAGTACTTTAATATAATATTtctaatttaataaataaaaacatacttaTCAAACAAGACTAGATAACCAAAAATTTATACACCCATCACTATTTGACGTAACCaaaaatttaaaacctaatcatctttataatttattattatcatttttaaaattgttaaacatatatatagggtcgggatttggagaaaacggtagaaagtgtgagaacggtgagaacgcttatagATCGTCCtattaaaacaatctatggactagattggtgcggtggcgttttcgtaaataacatcaattttattacgtggacgcgcctcattaagggtaaaagtgTCTTTACACCTTTATACCAAAACGCCATACTGGTGAATAAAATGTCATTACGGACCAAATCACATcgctatataaacaaaaaaacaTCCAAGACATAAAAACACATCCCCCATAACCTACCTGAAACGcgatattttctactatataccattcaacttacaaacgccaaaatccccaaaacatcaaacacaactactcaaaaacgccatattttctactatataccattcatcttagaaaacgccaaaacactcaaacatcaaaagattccaaaagatcgacggttctttcagatacactatttcctcagtaaaacgccaaaaatgccaaATATCATTTATTGTATATTCaaaatattgttctacgccaaaGTGTTGGATAATGCATTCTTCCATGAGGTGttgtgactcaaataacattttgctgcatgagatggacaaatcataaacaaaaagatgctggggtcagacttatgtcattttctgtgttttgttcttgatgaatattttaATGGCATGAAAACACGAATGACACTActgagttgtttgaagatacatattcaaaaaaaaaacctcatgtcattttgtctttccaaacggccacaaaaacacaagcatggctAAGCCAAACCACCAGCGGACAcgattcaaagaagaaagagactgatgacagtgaagatttggaagatgaattgtttttatttttatttttatttttataatttactttttctgttgtttgctatgtatttttcaacttagaataaaaaataCATTATCTTAATTAAACGCCAAACAGTCATAATGCATATGAAAACGCCATAAATGgagtaaaaacgccaaaaactcccaaactataatgaaagtaatttgcagaagtattaattaaaaaaaagctaaaattggaaaaaaacgccaaaaactacttaaacccattcaaaaacgccaaacctgaaaagctgaacaaaaaaacagtaaaaatacacagtaaactgaaaagacggctactttattaatagagtaaattacgtttttggcccctgtggttatatcagttttactatattggtccaaaataagaatttttaacagatTTGCCCCAGTGGTccctataactaaccattttggcccctaaatcTAACCAAACCCTAACTCTGGTTAATTAATTGGCACATGACTTGCACATGATGGGCATATTAGTAATTTCCCCTCCCCCtctttaaaattgataaaaccacagggaccaaaatgtaatttactctaaataaatAAACCGATTTAACACATTCATCCCTGTTCTCCACTTTTTACAGAtctcatcatcttcaaccatcatcatcatcatcatcatcatcccctcATCCTCCACTTTTTGCACTGCAAATCCAGATGAagaaccatcatcatcatcatcatcccctcATCCGCAGCCCATGATCTTCGATTTCCCCCATTACATCTGGGATTGAACTCATATCATCTGATCTTCCGATTGCTTGTGCTTGTTGACTGTACTACTCTGTTTCTTCTGTTATATGAGCGAATCGACTGATCATCATCATCCCCTCATCACCTTTAAATTCCGATGCAACTGCAGTGGCGTATGAGCCTAACAAGCCGCTAGTCATTGAAGATGTGGAGGTTGGTCTCCGGCGACTCATGTGTTAGATCTTGTTCATCGCATGTGTTGGATCTTGATTTTTGAATTTGTTTCTGTTAActgttaatttatttttttattggaTATTAATTTGTTCAAATGGGTATTTTGAATCTGGGATTATGATAAAAATTACAAATTTTACATCTCTAtgatttaatttatttaataatttCAATTTTTGGTCTATGATGTTGAGTATCTGCTTGTTTTCTAAAAAAAACATATTcagttgttttttttaattattttttgtgtttttattgtATTTTCAAATTTGGGTTTGATTTCATATGGTGATTGTCAGGCATGTTTTAGGAAATGGTTTGGATTTTTTTGAACTTTACTAAATCTTGAAAAGTGTGGGTCAGTTTTTAGTCTGCTTTGTGATGCATTTTGTTTGACTGTTTAAAGAACCAAAAGTCAAATTAGACTTTCTTATAGCAGAAAAACGATTCGATTTCATGCTTTGTGATGCATTTTGTTTCTAGTTTTCAATATGtggggatgatgatgaagaagatctGGGTTAGATTTAATTGAAGATCTAGGgatgatgatggttgaagatgatgaagatctgGGTTAGATTTAATTGAAGATGAAGTTCTGGGgatgatgatggttgaagatgatgaagatcttTAGAtttaattgaagatgaagatctgggatgatgatggttgaagatgatAATGAAGATCTGGGTTTTATTCATAAAAGGGGAgggaaattacaattttacccatcATGTGCAAGTCATGTGCCAATTAATTAACCAGAGTTAGGGTTTGGTTAgatttaggggccaaaatggttagttatagggACCACGGGGCAAatctgttaaaaattcttattttgggccaatatagtaaaactgatataaccacaggggccaaaaacgtaatttactcttattaatatcatttattataagtaaaatcccgcctaaaatacgcaccaaaaacatcctataaagagATACTTCTCTGCACAAACAACTTATCACAAAACCAGAAACAAACGCCATATTCCCTAGAAGccattcactttaaaaacgccaaaaaaatacttaaaaagCCACAGATGCATAACCTCGGTTCTgctatattgagtattgatctgaatgaagtttcactgaatggattcttctctgagttgggtatctctataatcttttgctgaatgagatggacaaatattcaagacaaatgacactgatatgacatcatgtcactttgttcttgatggagtgaattgcaagttttgtcctttatctatataccaagttgcaggcggtgtcctttatctttaaaattgacaagttttgtacttattgtttcaaaatcttacaagttatgtcctttagacctaactcagttaattttttctgttaactcaGATCATGTGCAAAACACATGAGGGTGTAATTGTCTTTTTACCCTATTCTTTAAAATAACATCGta encodes the following:
- the LOC110913440 gene encoding uncharacterized protein LOC110913440 isoform X3, yielding MNKTMAGIVTGGMRKGITGDQNQNYKWDTRRTQKHGGIPRAIGWGKNKCITWNLALPFVTDAIVPGFEPLPVLTPTPEERTTDWWRARCQFFDDYAYDSSPLLKKARLPSPSQPSVMVPDQLAKDVADPTTMPSSDNTTGHQSTGSRTNMEKTMDTLQKPLVMTRLTSLEERVDELLKARRPLCLKAEIPTTSDLFGPFDHVEDRVVVGKV
- the LOC110913440 gene encoding uncharacterized protein LOC110913440 isoform X2, with protein sequence MNKTMAGIVTGGMRKGITGDQNQNYKWDTRRTQKHGGIPRAIGWGKNKCITWNLALPFVTDAIVPGFEPLPVLTPTPEERTTDWWRARCQFFDDYAYDSSPLLKKARLPSPSQPSVMVPDQLAKDVADPTTMPSSDNTTGHQSTGSRTNMEKTMDTLQKPLVMTRLTSLEERVDELLKARRPLCLKAEIPTTSDLFGPFDHVEDRVVENHWCPMVC
- the LOC110913440 gene encoding uncharacterized protein LOC110913440 isoform X1, which translates into the protein MNKTMAGIVTGGMRKGITGDQNQNYKWDTRRTQKHGGIPRAIGWGKNKCITWNLALPFVTDAIVPGFEPLPVLTPTPEERTTDWWRARCQFFDDYAYDSSPLLKKARLPSPSQPSVMVPDQLAKDVADPTTMPSSDNTTGHQSTGSRTNMEKTMDTLQKPLVMTRLTSLEERVDELLKARRPLCLKAEIPTTSDLFGPFDHVEDRVVVNYRNLFNATSDHLK